The sequence below is a genomic window from Desulfocurvibacter africanus subsp. africanus DSM 2603.
CGTCCCGGTAGATGTCGCCCTGGAAGTTGAAGCGCATCCTGCGGAACTCCGTGCCGAAGCCTTCGATGGGCTCCTGCCCGCCTGCCTCCAGGGCCGAGTCCAGTCCGTCGCTTGCCGCGATGGCCGCCCAGTCGGCCTGGATGCGCCCGCCGATGCGCAGGCGGAAGTTCTTGTCCGCCGAGTCGAGCTTCAATCCCTCATCCCAGTAGAACCGCAAGTCCTCACCCTCGGCGCAGAAGGCGGGCGTATGAAACGTCAGCGACAGCACAAGCAAGGCCATCGATGCAACGCAACGGAGCGTAAGGCCTTTTTTCAGCCGAATCATAGCGACTCCAACCTCTTCTTTCATGCCAAAGCAAACGAATCAGCCTCCAGGTGTGTTCTGCACAGGGCAATATACGACAAGTCCTTTGAGATGCACATGGCGAAAGAAGGATAAGCGAGGAGAAGAGCATTATTTGCGACTTACGGCGTAGGGCTGCATCCCACAGTAAGACAAGAGAACGGAGAAGTGCCTTGCTCTCCCCGGACCCACCCATCAGGGCCCTATCCGGAGCAAAAGCCGCCCTGGAATCGCGCAGTTCATTAGCGGATCGCTATAAGGCGAGGCATAAGCAATGCGGACTGGTATCCGGCGGGCTTGGCAGAAAGGTAGTTGATACATGCGGGTCCAGGGCGTGCTTACGCCCTGGTGAGGAGAGGTTCGGAGAGGGGTGACCCCCTCTCCGATTAGCGGTTCTCGAACTGAACAGATTGCTTTTAAGACGCCCGCTCCGGCGTTGACGGCGCAAGTGAATTGCGCCTACGCCTACGCGGCGGCAAGCCATGCCGACGCATAGCTTGCAGAGCATTTTCAAAAGCAAAATGCTCTAATCGGCCTTGCGCACTCCGCCCTGGCTCAACCACACGCCGGCCAGCACGCAGGCCGAGGCCAGAAGCTGGTATGCATTAAGCGTTTCGCCGAGCAGGAGCCAGCCCAGGAACACCGCGGTCACGGGCACGAGGTTGATGAAGGCCGAGGCTTGGCTGGCGGGCAGGCGGCTCATGCCCCAGTTGTACAGCCCGAAAGCGCCCAGGGTCACGCAGGAGCCCAGGAAGGCCAGAGTCAGCAGCACTGGCCAGCCCTGCTCCAGCAACTCTGCCGAGAGCACCAGGGGCGCGCCGGGCAGAAAGAACAGGAAGCCGCACAGGGTCTGCACGGCCGTGAGCGTCCAGGACGACCAGCGTTCGCTCAGGCGTTTGAGCAGGAGCATGGAGGCCGCGGCGCAAACCATGGCGCACAGCTCCAGGGCATTGCCCAGCAGGGGGTTGGAGGCGCTCTCGCTGGGCGAGCCGGCCAGGGTCAGCCAGGCCACGCCGCCGATGGCCAGGGCCAAGCCGGCGGCCGTGGTGGCCGACAGTGCCTCGGCCAGGAAGATGCGCGCGCCCACGGCGACCAGCAGCGGCACCGAGGAGGAGATGACTCCGGCCTGAGCCGCCGATGTGAAGCGCAAAGCGTTGGCCTCGAACAGGAAATAGAGGCAGGGCATGCTAATGGCCATGGGCAGCAAAAGCCACCAGTCGCCCCTGCGATAAGCGCGCGGCTTGAGCCGGGGGGCGAAGGGAGCGATAATGGCCAGGGCGATGGCCATGCGCGCCCACATGACAGCCCATGGTCCCAGGGCCTGCACCACGACCTTCATGGCCGGGTAGGAAGCGCCCCACAGCAGCACGGCCGCCAACAAGGCCAGCACGGGCAGGATGGGCTTGCGGGCGGAATCGTCTGTAAACGCCGCACCGGGGGCGGCGATCATATCCGCGGACGTCTTCATGTCGTTCTCCTTTATACGCAACGTCATGAGATATTCCTATCGCCGCAAGGGGTATTGCAGGAAATTGCCGTGCGGTCAGCGCGCCAGGTACTGACCCGGCGTCATGCCGAAGAAGTGGCGGAAAGTATTACTGAAGTGGCTCTGGTCCGAGAAGCCGGCTTCGGATGCGGCCTGGACAAATGGCAGACCTTTCAGGAGCAGCCGGCGGGCGTGTTCGACGCGCAGTTGCAGATGGTAGGCATAGGGCGACATGCCCGTGGCGGCCTTGAACACGCGCAGCAGATGGTAGCGGCTCAGGCCTGTCTCGGCGGCCAGCTCCTCCAGGGATACCTTGGCGTCGAGGTGTTCGTGCAGATGCTCCTTGACGCGCCGCACTGCTTCGGGTTCGCCGCCGGGACCGGGCAGGCTTGGGCGCATGGCCGCGTGTCCGGCCATGAGCAGGGAGAAGGCCGCGACCATGGCCGATTCCTTGGCCAGCAGCTCGCCGCCCGCGGCCACCAGACAGGTCAACCGCAAGAGCATGTCCCTGGCCCTGGGCGCACCCACCACCCAGCGCGTGAACTCCGGGTAGCCCTCACGGCCCAGGTCCTGGGCCAGCCGCCGCATCCACAATACGTCCACATTGAGCATACGATAGGTCGCGCGCACGCCGCTGGGCGGTATGCCCGAATGCACCTGGCCCGGATTGATGAGCGCGATCTCGCCGGCCGCAACAAAGCAGTCATCGCGGTCCGGCTCCAGGCAATAGGCCCCGCCGTCCTCCATGACCCCGATGGCGTAATGCTCGTGGGCGTGCTTGGGAAACGCGTGGGGGCTGGACAGGATGCGGCTGACCTCCAGGCCGGGCACATCGCTGTCCCGCCATACGCGGACATCCAAACAAGGCTTCATATGCTCGTACCGCTGCTTCTCGGGTCACCCGGGAACGTGGAAAGGGGCGCTGCCTTGCCAGGGCGGCTCGCTCCTCTCCAGGTCTTACCCCGCCAGGGGCGATTCGCTCCTGGACCCGCACTGTTGCATGATCGCTGCTCGACCACCGACTTAATAATCCTGATTCCAGCCGGTGTTCAGTGGTAGACTAGTCCACGCCTCGATTCCGTATTGCAAAATATTGCTGCGGCTTCAGTCCATCAGACCGGCGGATGCTCCAACAGGGCGGAATCCCACAGCCATTCCAGCAAGATTCCACCTGTGTCTGGAGACGCACATATAGATTGATAGGCCGCTTGCCCGGACCCGGCAAGTTGTGAATGACAGGATCTCTTACCTGAATAGCGCGGATCCGGGAGAGTTATCCGGATATGGCCCTGTCGGACGCAGGGCTGAGAGAAAACGCCTCCCTCTCTCGGGAATTGTGACTATTTAGCCTCCGGCCCACAGCAGCCTGCGGCCCTTGCGCGTCAGCACGCCGAGCGGCAGGCCCTGGCACCATAACCCGGCATAGGCCCCGTGGCCCGCGCCTTCCAGACTGCGGCCCGACAGGAGCGCACGCACCTCGGCCGGGTCGTCCAGGCGCATGACCTCGCCGTCCTCGCGCAGCATGGTGCGCAGCCGGGCCTGCGGCCGCAGGGTCTTGCCGGCCAGCTTACCAAGCAAATAGCCCTGCCAGCGCAGGCTGGCTGGCAAATCCAGGGCCTGTTCGGGCAGGAAGAAGACCTTGCCGCCGAAATCATAGATCCTGCCCGGCGGCAGAAGGGACCAGTCGAAGACGTCGGCCAGGCCAAGGCTCGCCGGACGCAACTCGCTGCCGGGCAGCCGCGCTCGCCTTTCGTCCCCGGAGCCTTCCGACTCATCGGTCTCGCCGGCCTCGCCGGATGAACCCGGCTTTTCCAGGCAGGCCAGGAAAAATCCCTGCGCCCCGGACGCGACCTGATCCACGCGCAGCACGCCGGCCAACCCGCCCAGGGCAGGTTCGAAAGAGAAACCAGCCGGCGGGTCCAGGGGCCGGATTTCCAGCCCAAGCTCCTGTGCAGCCCAGGCGGCCTGCTCTTCGTTCTCGCGCACATTGGTCGTGCAGGTGGAATAGAGCACGCGCCCGCCCGGAGCGACAAGCTCGGCGGCCGTGCGCAGCAGCTCGCGCTGCAGGCGCACCAGCGGCTCGACCTTGTCCGGGCTCCACAGGGTCATGACCTGCGGATTCTTGTCCACGGTGCCCCAGCCGCTGCACGGCGGATCGAGCTGGATGCACTTCCATGACCTGGCCGCCAAAGGCAGCCGCTCGCCGCTGTAAGTGCACGTCGCGGCCTGCAGGAGGTTCATGCGCCGCAGGTTCTGGCGCAGGGTCTCCAGCCGGTCGCGACTCGGCTCGTTGCCGAGCACGAAGCCGCCCTGCCCCACGAGCTGGGCCAAAAGCCCGGTTTTGCTGCCGGGACTGGCGCACATGTCCAGCACGGCCGCGCCTTCGGGCGGGTTCAGCAACAGCGGCGGAAGCATGGACGAGCGGTCCTGGATGTACACATAGCCGAAAAAGGCTGCCAGGGACTCGCCCAAGGCAAAGGGCTCGACCGTCAGGCGGCGACAGATGGAGGGCGCGAAGGGCTCGGGCTCGAAGGCGAAGCCTTCGGCGCGCAGGAGGGCCTCCACCAGGGGAATGCGCTGAGCGGGCGCGACGATACGGAATGAACGCATGGGCCGTATGTAACGCGTTTGCAAGCCGGAGGAAAGGCATCTGGAGAGGAGCATAGGCGTTACGGCCGGTCGTTCCTCTCCAGACGTTGCTGGGCCGGGGCAGGACGCCCTAGCCCAGTTGTCCCGCGAGACGTTCCGCGGGTCAAGCAGAGCAGTTGTCGCCGTTCAGAAATGCAGCAGCATGTACTCAGAGTACAGGTTGTCCACCTCGTGCGGCGCGAACTCGAAAGGCTGGTCCTTGCAGGGCCTGTACAGGCGCGGCGCAGGCTTCGTCAGAGATAAGGGCACCGAAGGCAGGCCTATGAAGCGGCTGTCGGCGAGCACCAGGGCTGCGCGCATGCGCAGGCAGAGCTTGCGGGTGATCGAGTGGATGGCCCGGCCCACGAGGTCCGGGTTGCTCGCATGGTGCATGACGGCCACCGGGATGTTCTTGAGGCGCAAGCCTGGAGCCCGCTTGTAGCGCTTGGCGCAGACGATGTGGCAGGATTCGCCTTCGCTTTCGAGCAGGAAATGCCGGCAATCCAGGTTGCGGTGATCGTTCCAGTTGCGCAGGGCGTCGCCCGTGAGCCGCTCGGCCAGTTCGTTGTGTTCCGAAGTCACGCGCACGGACGGCTCGTGCAGGCTGCCGAAGGGCAGTGGAGGAATGGCGTAGTAGTGCTGGTCCACCTGCTTGTATCCGCTGCGCATGAACAGCTTGTAAACCTTCTCGCTGGGCGTCAGGCTGGTGAGCACGCAGGAATCCAACTCGGCCAGGCGGCGCATGAACAGCATAGAATACTTGCGGTAATCGGGAAGCACGATCCAGGAACTCAGGTTGCAGAAGTCGAACTCGCGGCCGCGAATGGAGCGGCGGCTGAAGATGCAACCCATGAAACCCACAGCTTTGTCATTGTCGCGTAGCAGAAAACCTACGTGGTCCACCGGAGAGTGAAATGGTGGACTAAAGATGGCCCGCCAATTCTCGCGGGGCAGGTTTGAGCCGGTAAAGCAGCGCAGCAGCGGGTAGACCTCGTCGAAGTCCTCCTGCATGGCGTTCCTGAGCGTGATTCTGGGCATGAGCGTCATGGCCGTCCTCGTCATTGCGCTACGATTCTTAGGCGTCCGTGCCCGTGCGGGCGGATTGGGCCGCGTCGGCGTACAGCATTTCGCGCACCATATCGGCCATCGCCTCGCCTTTCGTGTCCTGGAGCTTGCGCAGGCCCTCCTCTCGGGTCATGTTGCCCGCGCGCACGATGCCCGCGATCTCCAGGGCATACGGGTGAAAGCCGTAACGCCGCAGGTGCTCGCGGTTACCCAGGGCGTTGAGCAGGCAGTTGGTGGAGTTGGGGTCCGTATCCACGGGCTGTTGCCAGCCGAAATGGCCGATGAGCTCCTTGATACGCCCCTCGTCGTACTCCACGAAGGCCAACGGATGCACCTCGCGGGGCGGCTCGGCCGGCAGGCTTTCCAGGTCCGGAAAGTAGGCCGCCATGCCCGGCCCGGCCGCGGACACGAGGATGTCGCGGGTCTTGCCCATGGTGCTGCGCATGAGTTGTCTGTTGTGCTGGATGATGCAGCGGTCCCGTTGCGACTGGCCGGGCGACCAGCCGTAGGCCACGAAGGGGATGTGCATGTCCATGGCCGTCTTGAGCACCAGGGCCTTGACCACGGAGATGCACGATGTGCACACGCTGCTGGCCCGCAGCAGGGCCCTGGCCGGGTAGAGCTCACGCTCGAGGGAGCGCCGGAACAGGGCGCGCATGAGCGGCGGGCTGGGCCGCACGAGCATGTGGTCCACCCCCAAGCGGTCCAGCACGCGGCGCATGTTGTCCATGGCTCCGGGGGACATGAATCCGTTGTCCACGCTCAG
It includes:
- a CDS encoding DMT family transporter — protein: MTLRIKENDMKTSADMIAAPGAAFTDDSARKPILPVLALLAAVLLWGASYPAMKVVVQALGPWAVMWARMAIALAIIAPFAPRLKPRAYRRGDWWLLLPMAISMPCLYFLFEANALRFTSAAQAGVISSSVPLLVAVGARIFLAEALSATTAAGLALAIGGVAWLTLAGSPSESASNPLLGNALELCAMVCAAASMLLLKRLSERWSSWTLTAVQTLCGFLFFLPGAPLVLSAELLEQGWPVLLTLAFLGSCVTLGAFGLYNWGMSRLPASQASAFINLVPVTAVFLGWLLLGETLNAYQLLASACVLAGVWLSQGGVRKAD
- a CDS encoding AraC family transcriptional regulator; this encodes MKPCLDVRVWRDSDVPGLEVSRILSSPHAFPKHAHEHYAIGVMEDGGAYCLEPDRDDCFVAAGEIALINPGQVHSGIPPSGVRATYRMLNVDVLWMRRLAQDLGREGYPEFTRWVVGAPRARDMLLRLTCLVAAGGELLAKESAMVAAFSLLMAGHAAMRPSLPGPGGEPEAVRRVKEHLHEHLDAKVSLEELAAETGLSRYHLLRVFKAATGMSPYAYHLQLRVEHARRLLLKGLPFVQAASEAGFSDQSHFSNTFRHFFGMTPGQYLAR
- a CDS encoding RsmB/NOP family class I SAM-dependent RNA methyltransferase, which gives rise to MRSFRIVAPAQRIPLVEALLRAEGFAFEPEPFAPSICRRLTVEPFALGESLAAFFGYVYIQDRSSMLPPLLLNPPEGAAVLDMCASPGSKTGLLAQLVGQGGFVLGNEPSRDRLETLRQNLRRMNLLQAATCTYSGERLPLAARSWKCIQLDPPCSGWGTVDKNPQVMTLWSPDKVEPLVRLQRELLRTAAELVAPGGRVLYSTCTTNVRENEEQAAWAAQELGLEIRPLDPPAGFSFEPALGGLAGVLRVDQVASGAQGFFLACLEKPGSSGEAGETDESEGSGDERRARLPGSELRPASLGLADVFDWSLLPPGRIYDFGGKVFFLPEQALDLPASLRWQGYLLGKLAGKTLRPQARLRTMLREDGEVMRLDDPAEVRALLSGRSLEGAGHGAYAGLWCQGLPLGVLTRKGRRLLWAGG